One region of Jonesiaceae bacterium BS-20 genomic DNA includes:
- a CDS encoding family 16 glycoside hydrolase, translating into MLVSGTKSSTHKSLKRRVRRSSAVLGLGALVLGTFAVPAMAAPEGHTPGVTLRTFQLTGNPGAVCQLRAGTTPNVDKIMPNIDWSETSEFGLNDNFITHALTTLTVPADGEYTFRVTNDDGAIVYLDGVELINNDGAQDSTSVDATVNLNAGDTHELKIEHFEGGYGQRLTFSWKTPGATDFEVVPSSVLSVEEAIVRVTAPGNKFCEGDLDSPGDGSQLDGVNPNYNLVNLRSADFEPMVAALAFTPDEKLAVMTTGSVSPSGWVPNAEPGEIFFLDGVIGATGPQDVTRTKVATGLLNPMGIAIIDDAIYVSERDKLTKLTDPDGDGFYDNHETFATWAYGNNFHEFAFGLEYDDDYFYVALSVAINNGGASTNPQPAPGRGTAIKIDRTTGEVSDVAGGLRTPNGIGKGTDQELFIVDNQGDWLPSSKIVHVKQDRFFNHYTTPAGPFDANPVTKPAVWIPQNEIGNSPSSPLLLEEGAFANQMLFGDVTYGGLQRAFLEEVDGEYQGAVFRHSAGFEAGVNTVIKGPDNALYIGGVGEAGNWSENNKLNFGLQKLEIVGENVFDMKEMRATSQGFDIEYTQPISDETAEKIASAYQLSQWHYVPSPQYGGPKVDEQIVPVTSATVSTDRKTVSLAVDGLQPGYVVHLRSPQPFSSAEGDRLWNAEAWYTLNAIPDVEPLTGRGMYEAEYADLTGGAKVETEHTGFSGSGFAAQVGSVGAGVRFAVEVPEVGTYPVNIRFANGPNPFEGAKNMSLYVNGEKLDVWNFPSTNSWKKWDVSSRNLDLKAGVNTIALRVDTEDEGHVNFDLLTIGESIEYCAPFTPDEHYQALFDGTIGSFENWAHAGGGAFARTEHCNLRTHGGMGLLWFKDQAFGDYSLKLDWRMNGDYNGGVFIGFPDPGDDPWVAVNRGYELQIDASDADDKTTGAIYDFQGADLEAREKALNPVGSWNSYDIRVEGQNIKIFLNGTLINDFDSVHPDRDLREGFIGVQNHGGGEIVDYRNIQIASLADLETPAAPTQVTPKAVQFVDEDGTENDLFTIPETEGVDYLVDGDVIAAGSHAGAGTVTVEAVAREGFEFTQDAVTTWSHTFSDASEPTDPTDPTDPTDPTDPTDPTDPTDPTDPTDPTDPTDPTDPTDPTDPADNGNKDDGKKDDGKKPAGTDDDLAKTGASLALVLPALALLLGGAAMVARRRVVSQR; encoded by the coding sequence ATGCTTGTAAGCGGTACCAAATCTTCTACGCATAAATCGCTAAAACGGCGTGTGCGCAGGAGCAGTGCGGTCCTTGGCCTTGGCGCCTTGGTCCTAGGAACGTTTGCGGTGCCAGCAATGGCGGCGCCCGAGGGGCACACCCCGGGCGTTACTTTGCGGACTTTCCAGCTCACTGGGAATCCGGGTGCGGTTTGTCAACTGCGTGCTGGCACAACGCCAAACGTTGACAAGATCATGCCAAATATTGACTGGAGCGAAACAAGTGAGTTTGGACTGAATGACAATTTCATAACCCATGCACTAACAACGTTGACTGTTCCAGCCGATGGAGAATACACCTTCCGGGTAACTAATGATGATGGCGCAATTGTTTATCTAGACGGTGTGGAACTCATCAATAACGACGGCGCCCAAGACTCAACCTCGGTAGACGCCACGGTAAATCTAAATGCGGGTGACACACACGAGCTCAAGATTGAACACTTTGAGGGCGGGTATGGTCAACGGCTGACGTTTTCTTGGAAAACACCCGGGGCCACCGACTTTGAAGTAGTTCCGTCGAGTGTGTTGAGTGTTGAAGAAGCCATTGTGCGGGTAACGGCACCGGGAAATAAGTTCTGTGAGGGTGACCTTGACAGCCCCGGTGATGGCTCACAACTTGACGGAGTGAACCCTAACTACAACCTGGTAAACCTGCGTTCCGCAGATTTTGAGCCCATGGTGGCCGCATTGGCATTCACTCCGGATGAAAAACTAGCGGTTATGACTACCGGATCAGTGAGTCCAAGTGGTTGGGTACCTAATGCTGAGCCGGGGGAAATTTTCTTCTTGGACGGCGTAATTGGTGCAACGGGACCGCAAGATGTCACCCGCACAAAAGTGGCCACCGGCCTGCTGAATCCCATGGGAATCGCGATCATTGATGACGCTATCTATGTGTCCGAGCGTGACAAACTCACCAAACTAACGGACCCGGATGGGGACGGTTTCTATGACAACCATGAGACGTTTGCAACGTGGGCCTATGGGAACAACTTCCATGAGTTTGCTTTTGGTCTTGAATACGATGACGACTACTTTTATGTAGCGCTCTCAGTTGCTATTAACAACGGTGGTGCAAGCACCAACCCGCAACCGGCGCCCGGCCGCGGAACCGCGATCAAGATTGACCGGACCACCGGCGAGGTTAGTGATGTAGCAGGCGGCCTGCGCACCCCTAACGGAATTGGCAAGGGCACCGACCAAGAACTCTTCATTGTTGACAACCAGGGGGACTGGTTGCCGTCATCCAAAATTGTCCACGTCAAGCAGGACCGGTTCTTTAACCACTACACCACGCCGGCTGGACCGTTTGATGCTAATCCGGTCACCAAGCCTGCGGTATGGATTCCACAGAATGAAATTGGAAACTCGCCGAGCTCACCATTGCTCCTTGAAGAAGGCGCTTTTGCCAATCAGATGCTGTTTGGAGACGTGACCTACGGAGGTCTGCAGCGAGCATTCCTTGAAGAAGTTGACGGCGAATACCAAGGTGCCGTGTTCCGTCACTCGGCTGGCTTTGAAGCGGGTGTGAACACCGTTATTAAGGGCCCAGACAACGCGCTATACATTGGTGGCGTTGGTGAAGCCGGCAACTGGAGCGAGAATAACAAACTCAATTTTGGGCTGCAAAAACTTGAGATTGTTGGCGAAAATGTCTTTGACATGAAGGAAATGCGTGCCACTTCCCAGGGTTTTGACATTGAGTACACCCAGCCTATTTCAGATGAGACGGCAGAAAAAATTGCTTCCGCTTACCAACTGAGCCAGTGGCACTATGTGCCATCTCCGCAATACGGTGGACCCAAGGTTGATGAGCAAATTGTTCCGGTCACCTCAGCGACGGTGTCAACTGACCGCAAGACGGTGAGCTTGGCAGTTGATGGACTACAACCCGGCTACGTAGTACACCTGCGTTCTCCGCAACCGTTTTCATCCGCTGAGGGCGACCGCCTGTGGAATGCGGAAGCTTGGTACACCCTCAACGCCATTCCAGACGTTGAACCGCTGACAGGCCGCGGAATGTATGAAGCCGAATATGCGGACCTAACGGGTGGCGCAAAGGTCGAAACCGAACACACCGGGTTCTCGGGCAGTGGTTTTGCCGCACAGGTAGGCAGCGTTGGCGCAGGAGTGCGATTCGCTGTCGAGGTTCCAGAGGTTGGAACCTACCCCGTTAATATCAGATTTGCTAACGGACCTAACCCGTTTGAGGGTGCTAAGAATATGTCCCTCTATGTCAACGGTGAAAAGCTGGATGTGTGGAACTTCCCAAGCACCAATAGCTGGAAGAAGTGGGATGTTTCCTCAAGGAACTTGGACCTTAAGGCAGGTGTAAACACCATTGCGCTGCGTGTTGACACCGAAGATGAGGGACACGTTAACTTTGACCTCCTGACCATCGGTGAAAGCATTGAGTATTGTGCTCCGTTTACACCCGATGAGCACTACCAGGCACTATTTGACGGAACCATCGGCAGCTTTGAGAACTGGGCGCACGCCGGCGGTGGAGCATTTGCTCGCACCGAACACTGCAACTTGCGCACGCACGGTGGGATGGGCTTGCTGTGGTTCAAGGACCAAGCCTTTGGTGACTACAGCCTTAAGCTCGACTGGCGCATGAATGGCGACTACAACGGTGGTGTCTTCATTGGATTCCCAGACCCGGGTGATGACCCATGGGTTGCGGTAAACCGCGGTTATGAACTCCAAATCGACGCAAGTGATGCCGATGACAAGACCACGGGAGCCATTTATGACTTCCAGGGTGCTGATCTTGAAGCCCGGGAAAAGGCACTGAACCCTGTGGGCTCATGGAACTCGTATGACATCAGGGTCGAAGGGCAGAATATCAAGATCTTCTTGAACGGAACTCTGATTAATGACTTCGACAGTGTGCACCCGGACCGGGATCTCCGTGAGGGCTTCATTGGCGTACAGAACCATGGTGGCGGGGAGATTGTTGACTATCGCAACATCCAAATTGCCAGCTTGGCTGACCTAGAGACTCCAGCAGCACCAACCCAGGTCACTCCCAAAGCAGTTCAGTTTGTTGACGAGGATGGTACCGAAAACGATCTCTTTACGATTCCCGAGACCGAAGGTGTTGACTACCTAGTTGACGGTGACGTAATCGCTGCGGGAAGCCACGCAGGTGCAGGTACGGTAACCGTTGAAGCCGTTGCTCGTGAGGGCTTTGAGTTCACACAGGACGCAGTCACAACCTGGAGCCACACCTTCAGCGACGCGAGTGAGCCTACGGACCCGACTGATCCTACGGACCCGACTGATCCTACGGACCCGACTGATCCTACGGACCCGACTGATCCTACGGACCCGACTGATCCTACGGACCCGACTGATCCTACGGACCCGACTGATCCTACGGACCCAGCGGACAACGGTAACAAGGATGATGGTAAGAAGGACGACGGTAAGAAGCCTGCCGGCACCGATGACGACCTTGCCAAGACCGGGGCCTCACTGGCCCTAGTTCTGCCAGCGCTTGCGCTGCTTCTTGGAGGAGCCGCAATGGTTGCTCGTCGCCGCGTAGTCTCGCAGCGCTGA
- a CDS encoding metal-dependent hydrolase, giving the protein MGAAHAATGAAAWLAIAGTVPGTLGLVDHVDGPALAVGTVVAAGAALLPDIDHHSGTIAHSLPPVSNWIAKISEKLSGGHRQGTHSILGLGVALAGAFAVGPLQREVGCYGVIHVGASIGAILLAAFALRALRLTKGRFGAWAVSIALAATVLVYGADNWLWFPAAVGIGYLAHLVGDFITTGGIPVLWPVVVKPPKWWRKIPVLSWVWKANGNLAFPVLGKTGSNREWLLITLLTAWFTFTAVRQWLSQNLFGLLA; this is encoded by the coding sequence ATGGGCGCAGCGCACGCGGCTACCGGTGCGGCAGCATGGTTGGCAATTGCAGGGACCGTTCCGGGGACACTGGGTTTGGTCGATCACGTAGACGGACCGGCGCTTGCGGTCGGTACCGTCGTGGCCGCCGGTGCGGCATTGTTGCCGGACATTGATCATCACAGCGGAACCATCGCGCACTCGCTACCACCGGTTTCAAACTGGATTGCCAAAATAAGTGAAAAGCTCTCCGGAGGGCACCGGCAAGGTACACACTCGATCTTGGGCTTAGGCGTTGCGCTTGCCGGCGCATTTGCCGTGGGACCGTTGCAGCGCGAGGTAGGGTGCTACGGGGTCATCCATGTAGGGGCGAGCATTGGCGCCATCCTCTTAGCCGCGTTTGCGCTCCGCGCATTGCGGCTCACCAAGGGGCGGTTTGGGGCGTGGGCGGTCAGTATCGCCCTGGCCGCCACGGTCTTGGTGTACGGAGCGGACAACTGGCTATGGTTCCCCGCTGCCGTAGGTATTGGCTACCTCGCCCATCTGGTTGGTGACTTCATTACCACCGGTGGTATTCCGGTGTTGTGGCCCGTTGTAGTGAAGCCACCAAAGTGGTGGCGCAAGATTCCGGTCCTGTCTTGGGTATGGAAAGCCAACGGCAACCTTGCGTTCCCCGTCCTCGGCAAGACTGGGTCAAACAGAGAGTGGTTGTTGATTACGTTGCTGACCGCCTGGTTCACATTCACGGCAGTGCGCCAGTGGCTGAGTCAAAACCTATTTGGACTACTGGCATGA
- the nhaA gene encoding Na+/H+ antiporter NhaA encodes MSSQPASTQSRLRSLLSQDTFSGGLLILGAVIALIWANSPWREAYHSFSGFTIGPSALHLDLSLGTWAADGLLAIFFFVVGVELKQEIVSGALSKPKEAAVPVLAAIGGMALPAIVFAVLITVQGDSGAIHGWAIPTATDIAFALAILGLFGKGLPKALRIFLMTLAVVDDLLAIIIIAIFYTSGLNFLALGGALLAVGTFAILVRLRNPHWWLLIPVALVAWTLMHTSGVHATIAGVLMGLSVPANLVHGERAPRTERYEHAVSPISAGLALPIFAFFAAGVTIVGDTSFGELTGTPVFISVAVALIAGKLLGVLGMTALVVKTTPLRLPDAIGVRDLLPVAFLCGIGFTVSLLIAELSYTDIAHTTPAKVAILSASVIAAILGAITLRLDARKARHHDMNEDGVRDRNIELM; translated from the coding sequence TTGTCTTCACAGCCCGCATCTACACAGTCACGTCTGCGTAGCCTTCTTTCTCAGGACACTTTTTCTGGTGGCCTGCTCATCTTGGGTGCCGTTATTGCCCTCATCTGGGCCAACTCTCCTTGGCGCGAGGCCTACCATTCGTTTTCCGGGTTCACCATTGGTCCATCCGCACTGCACTTGGACCTGTCTCTGGGCACCTGGGCGGCCGATGGCCTGCTCGCAATCTTCTTCTTTGTTGTGGGCGTTGAGCTCAAACAAGAGATTGTTTCCGGCGCGCTTTCCAAGCCCAAGGAAGCTGCCGTTCCGGTCCTCGCCGCGATTGGCGGCATGGCTCTTCCCGCGATCGTTTTCGCCGTACTCATTACCGTTCAGGGCGACTCAGGCGCAATCCATGGCTGGGCCATACCAACCGCAACCGATATCGCATTTGCCTTGGCCATCCTTGGTCTATTTGGCAAAGGCCTGCCCAAGGCGCTGCGGATATTCCTGATGACGCTCGCGGTAGTGGATGACCTGTTGGCGATCATTATTATTGCAATTTTCTACACTTCAGGCCTGAACTTCCTGGCCCTTGGCGGAGCTCTCCTCGCGGTTGGGACATTCGCTATTTTGGTCCGCCTGCGCAACCCGCATTGGTGGCTCCTCATCCCGGTTGCCCTCGTGGCCTGGACCCTTATGCACACGAGTGGCGTTCACGCGACAATTGCAGGCGTCTTGATGGGCCTTTCGGTTCCAGCCAACCTTGTCCACGGTGAGCGTGCGCCGCGCACCGAACGCTACGAGCACGCGGTCTCGCCCATTTCCGCGGGCCTGGCCCTGCCAATTTTTGCTTTCTTTGCCGCGGGCGTGACCATCGTTGGGGACACCAGCTTTGGCGAACTGACCGGCACGCCGGTCTTTATCTCCGTTGCGGTTGCCCTCATTGCGGGCAAGCTTCTGGGCGTCCTTGGCATGACCGCGCTCGTTGTGAAGACCACGCCGCTTCGGCTTCCCGATGCTATTGGTGTGCGCGACCTGCTACCGGTTGCGTTCTTGTGCGGCATTGGCTTTACGGTCTCGCTTCTGATCGCAGAATTGTCCTACACGGACATTGCCCACACCACCCCGGCCAAGGTCGCCATCTTGAGCGCCTCGGTTATCGCCGCAATCCTAGGCGCCATCACCCTGCGCCTCGATGCTCGCAAGGCCCGTCACCACGACATGAATGAGGATGGCGTTCGAGACCGCAACATCGAGCTCATGTAG
- a CDS encoding GntR family transcriptional regulator yields MITLNPTDPVPAFEQIKLQIEALIRSGTLIEGHKLPSIRQLAADLQTAPGTVARAYTELETTGLIEASKAKGTRVRGDQILPDTVQRAAQTYLDQVSHLTLEQAIGAVRAQWNAKQKG; encoded by the coding sequence ATGATTACTCTGAACCCCACCGACCCGGTCCCCGCATTCGAGCAGATCAAACTGCAAATAGAGGCGCTTATTCGCTCGGGCACCTTGATCGAGGGACACAAGCTCCCGTCTATTCGACAGCTTGCCGCCGACCTACAAACCGCACCCGGAACCGTGGCTCGCGCGTACACGGAGCTTGAGACAACCGGCCTGATCGAGGCCAGCAAGGCCAAGGGCACCCGGGTGCGCGGCGATCAAATCCTGCCGGACACGGTCCAGCGTGCGGCGCAGACGTATCTTGATCAGGTTTCCCACCTGACCCTCGAGCAAGCTATCGGTGCGGTACGTGCGCAATGGAATGCCAAGCAAAAAGGCTAG
- a CDS encoding MMPL family transporter: MHPTSGRAPRWLRILLPAALIIVWLAGAAIGGPYFGKIDEVSSNDQTSYLPNSADATQVQKMLGQFSDTNEIPAVIVLVGEEPLTEAELSTVSEAISAVPEISGVGAGISPAIPSKDGKAVQAFAPINADADLGSVVTSIRDTLQASVPVDISVYVTGPAGFAADLIDGFAGIDGILLGVALLAVFLILILVYRSLLLPVAVLSTSVFALTVALLSVWWLAKAGVLLLSGQTQGILFILVIGAATDYSLLYVSRYREELRVTRDKWVATRQAIRGSIEPIAASGSTVIAGLLCLLLSDLKSNSTLGPVASIGIIFAMLAALTLLPAILFAFGRTAFWPRRPKFEPEVVEAEHGLKTSGLWGKLAVLVKRRPRLIWVTTSLILLIGTLGITQLNASGVPQSDLVLGSSQARDGQAALGEHFPGGSGSPVQVITPESALQESANILLGNAGVDAVTVAAADSPSGSATVTADGIVAIGPEGTPVPAPTTVNGNVLLQGTLKDAADSDAAAQTVRELRLEFAQGASGALVGGVTATAIDMNDASIHDRNLIIPVVLGVILVILMLLLRSVVAPVLLVLTTVISFGTALGVSALVFNNLFKFPGADPAVPLFGFIFLVALGIDYNIFLMTRVREESLKHGTHEGVLRGLAITGGVITSAGLVLAATFAALAVIPILFLAQIAFIVAFGVLLDTFIVRSLLVPALVYDIGNPIWWPSRLSRSTST, from the coding sequence ATGCATCCTACTTCTGGCAGGGCACCCCGCTGGCTCCGCATCCTCCTCCCAGCCGCTCTGATTATCGTCTGGTTAGCCGGGGCCGCAATAGGTGGCCCGTATTTTGGCAAGATCGATGAGGTCTCCTCGAACGATCAGACGAGTTACCTGCCAAACTCGGCTGACGCCACGCAGGTGCAAAAAATGCTCGGGCAGTTTAGTGATACCAACGAGATTCCCGCCGTCATTGTGCTGGTGGGCGAGGAACCCCTGACCGAGGCGGAGCTAAGCACCGTATCTGAAGCCATCAGCGCCGTGCCTGAGATTTCCGGCGTTGGCGCAGGGATTTCCCCTGCTATCCCCTCCAAGGACGGGAAGGCCGTTCAGGCGTTTGCCCCGATCAATGCGGATGCAGATCTGGGTTCCGTGGTGACGTCTATCCGCGATACCTTGCAAGCCTCCGTACCGGTAGATATTTCCGTTTATGTCACCGGCCCGGCAGGGTTTGCGGCGGACTTGATCGATGGCTTCGCTGGGATTGATGGGATCCTCCTAGGCGTTGCGCTGTTGGCGGTCTTCCTCATCTTGATCCTTGTCTACCGTTCACTCCTACTGCCCGTCGCGGTACTGTCCACCTCTGTCTTTGCGTTAACGGTGGCGCTGCTGAGCGTGTGGTGGCTCGCCAAAGCCGGCGTCCTACTCTTGAGCGGACAGACGCAAGGCATCTTGTTTATCCTCGTCATTGGCGCGGCAACTGACTACTCACTGCTCTACGTCTCTCGGTACCGTGAAGAATTGCGGGTGACCAGGGATAAGTGGGTGGCAACAAGGCAGGCTATCCGCGGCTCAATTGAACCTATCGCGGCCTCCGGGAGCACCGTCATTGCGGGGCTGCTGTGCCTCCTGCTGAGCGATCTGAAATCGAACTCGACCCTGGGGCCAGTGGCTTCGATTGGCATCATTTTTGCCATGCTCGCGGCTCTCACCCTGCTACCCGCAATCTTGTTTGCGTTTGGCCGCACTGCATTTTGGCCACGTCGTCCTAAATTTGAACCGGAGGTTGTTGAGGCTGAACACGGCCTAAAGACCTCGGGTCTTTGGGGCAAACTTGCCGTACTCGTCAAGCGCCGACCCCGCCTCATCTGGGTGACCACGAGTTTGATCCTCCTAATCGGCACTCTTGGCATCACCCAGCTGAATGCCAGTGGAGTACCGCAGTCAGACCTGGTGCTCGGTTCCTCACAGGCTCGGGACGGCCAGGCTGCGCTTGGCGAGCACTTCCCCGGCGGGTCTGGCAGTCCCGTCCAGGTGATCACGCCCGAGTCTGCGTTGCAAGAGAGCGCCAATATTTTGCTCGGTAACGCCGGGGTGGACGCGGTTACGGTCGCCGCAGCAGACTCTCCGAGTGGATCTGCAACCGTTACAGCGGATGGAATTGTCGCGATTGGTCCTGAGGGCACCCCGGTTCCAGCACCGACCACGGTGAACGGAAACGTTCTACTGCAAGGCACGCTCAAAGATGCCGCCGATTCCGATGCCGCAGCTCAGACGGTCCGCGAGCTCCGCCTTGAGTTTGCCCAGGGTGCTTCTGGCGCCTTAGTTGGCGGTGTCACCGCCACGGCGATCGACATGAACGACGCTTCGATCCATGACCGCAACCTCATTATTCCGGTGGTTCTCGGGGTTATTTTGGTTATCTTGATGCTGCTTCTGCGCTCGGTTGTGGCTCCGGTTCTGCTGGTCTTGACCACGGTCATTTCCTTCGGAACCGCACTGGGAGTCTCCGCTTTAGTCTTCAATAACCTCTTCAAGTTCCCGGGGGCCGACCCAGCGGTTCCGCTGTTTGGTTTCATTTTCCTTGTGGCGCTTGGCATCGACTACAACATTTTCCTCATGACCAGGGTCCGTGAAGAGTCTCTTAAACACGGCACTCATGAGGGTGTCCTGCGTGGCCTAGCAATCACCGGTGGTGTCATCACCTCTGCGGGGTTGGTGCTAGCCGCCACATTTGCTGCTCTGGCAGTGATCCCCATCCTGTTCCTCGCTCAGATCGCCTTCATCGTTGCCTTCGGCGTCCTGCTTGACACCTTTATAGTGCGTTCCCTGCTCGTCCCCGCGTTGGTTTACGACATTGGGAACCCGATCTGGTGGCCGTCGCGTCTATCAAGGAGTACCTCTACCTAA
- a CDS encoding deoxyribodipyrimidine photo-lyase, with protein MSTQNTLHGNQPELTVVLFRDDLRVADNPALSAAVEHGAPVVALYVLDEVSPGIRPLGGASKWWLHESLSALASALTELGIPLVLRVGPAQQIIAEVVAESGATRVLWNRRYGAGEMAVDSLCKDQLRAQGIAVTSFHATVLFEPWTVQTGAGKPYSVFTPFWRACRNGAEPRLPLPAPGPAVSGQTPTLATDTLEQWNLQPSRPNWAQGLRDTWAPGEARAWERLQDFLHNDLAGYAAGRDFPGEQVTSRLSPHLRWGEVSAHQIWHEVSAVRPHLSPAALEGATKFLTELGWREFSWHVLFHSPNLASTNWRSDFDSFMWPELDRDALAAWCRGRTGVPLVDAGMRELLKHGTMHNRVRMVVASFLTKNLLIDWREGERWFWDTLVDADPAANPFNWQWVAGSGADAAPYFRVFNPELQAKKFDPQNAYIRRHLPEWGTPDYPDPIVDLADSRRGALAAYQDFKERRSEQDLR; from the coding sequence ATGAGTACGCAGAACACGCTTCACGGTAACCAGCCCGAGCTAACGGTGGTGTTGTTTCGCGATGATCTGCGGGTTGCCGACAACCCGGCGCTAAGTGCGGCGGTTGAACATGGTGCGCCTGTTGTGGCCCTGTATGTCCTGGATGAAGTATCTCCCGGGATTCGACCACTCGGCGGGGCCTCAAAGTGGTGGCTCCACGAGAGCCTGTCCGCATTGGCATCCGCGTTGACGGAGCTTGGGATCCCGTTGGTTCTCCGCGTTGGTCCGGCCCAACAGATCATTGCCGAGGTAGTCGCGGAGTCGGGGGCTACAAGAGTGCTTTGGAACCGGCGTTACGGCGCAGGTGAAATGGCGGTTGATTCCCTTTGTAAAGATCAACTGCGGGCCCAGGGCATTGCGGTAACGAGCTTCCACGCCACAGTGCTCTTTGAGCCTTGGACCGTTCAGACCGGGGCGGGCAAACCATATTCGGTGTTCACACCATTTTGGCGAGCCTGCCGCAACGGCGCCGAGCCACGGCTGCCATTGCCAGCCCCGGGCCCGGCAGTATCTGGACAGACACCAACACTTGCAACAGACACTCTCGAACAGTGGAACTTACAACCGAGCCGGCCTAACTGGGCGCAGGGGTTGCGGGACACCTGGGCGCCGGGTGAGGCAAGAGCGTGGGAACGGCTCCAGGACTTCTTGCACAACGATCTTGCAGGCTACGCCGCAGGCCGGGACTTTCCGGGGGAGCAGGTCACCTCGAGGCTTTCGCCGCACCTGCGTTGGGGAGAGGTCAGTGCCCACCAGATCTGGCACGAGGTAAGCGCAGTAAGACCGCACCTATCTCCAGCGGCTTTAGAAGGGGCCACCAAATTTTTGACCGAACTGGGGTGGCGCGAGTTCTCTTGGCACGTGCTGTTTCACTCGCCCAATCTTGCCAGTACCAATTGGCGCAGCGATTTTGACAGTTTTATGTGGCCGGAACTTGACCGCGACGCCCTGGCGGCGTGGTGCCGTGGCAGAACCGGTGTGCCACTCGTTGATGCTGGCATGCGTGAGCTTTTGAAGCACGGCACCATGCACAACCGGGTGCGGATGGTGGTGGCTTCCTTCCTGACTAAGAACCTCTTGATCGATTGGCGCGAGGGGGAGCGGTGGTTTTGGGACACGCTGGTCGATGCCGACCCCGCGGCCAACCCGTTTAATTGGCAGTGGGTGGCCGGATCTGGTGCTGACGCGGCCCCTTATTTTCGGGTGTTTAATCCGGAGCTGCAGGCCAAGAAGTTTGATCCTCAAAACGCCTACATTCGCCGTCACCTGCCAGAATGGGGCACTCCCGACTATCCCGATCCGATCGTCGATCTAGCAGACTCGAGAAGGGGTGCGCTCGCGGCCTACCAAGATTTTAAGGAGCGCCGCAGTGAGCAGGACCTTAGGTAG